The window tagtgaaagcttgaTACTTGAATTTatctatcaatatttttttattttgtactttaatctaaaatttatgtcttcttataaaacaaaaaactattcaatattgtttttcattattcgaATTTACCCGTTGCAGTTTATATATACttgaattttctcaaaatttcttattgtttcttaaaatatatgtacttaattagtaaattaaacaggaaattatacaattttttgctggaaattatataattttttgcaattcatccataataatcaaagatagcccgtgtttgttgaaaatattaaagtaattttgttacgGGGTGTTAAATATCGTCCAGTCTCATCCCATCCTATCCCGTCCCGACCATCCaattagaaattttatgtctcataaccattttatattaaataattatcaatataataatgttattaataaatttttgttaatgaaCTGATAAAGAGTGGCCGGTTTTCTCAACGTTTCTTGATGAGTCCCAGGTGCTTAGTGCCTCCTTACCTCCTTTTACTTTTTCCAAGATCCTAAGGACGTCCAATGTGAGGGATGATTGTTTAGCTCGTTCTTCGAGAAAGCTAGGGTCTGAAACgatttttgtaaactcttatcctccagtttgggcaaccaatctaggagttttattttaattaatgttaggctgaaaaaaaaaatggtgatcATGTACGGATGTAATATAACTACCGTGAAAATATAGTTTACATATGGTAAGTTATTAGTTAATAGACTAacttattttaggaaattagtttattttcatatttgtaaactttgtaatcacaaaaattaggattaaaaaattatgaacataatagtttattttcatattttagtttattcatCAAGTTCATTAATTGAATTAGGGTTATAAGTTTTAGTTGTATAAGGATATCCACTAATACTCGTTACCCGTATTCATTCTGTCTCGGGAAAAGTACCTTTAATCTTAGGGTCGAGTAAagagtattataattttattacctCAGAGTAAATGTTGAATATcaagtattcatttttttaatatccatCATATTATCAGACCCTTTATTAAATTCATTACTTGATCTGTAAATACccattttaaaatgtttattatatttaccaatgtattataaataaatcttaAAGTGTTTTAGAATGACTTTGCAACTAAGAACTATATAGTTTtgaagtttgtaattttatattttgggaACTATATGTTgaatatatttctgttttatttaattttatgggTCAAGAAAGAGTAGTCCCGTCTCCTCTCGAGTATATGTTCTCCCCATTATCCTCATGTGTTTTACATCATGAAAACTGAAcgctaatttttgtttatatgtagAGAAAGATAAACTTTATGACATGTCTTTAGCCGTagtatatttaacaaaaattcaTGATTTTACTTGCAAATCAAGATTATTATATTCTCTATATTAAGTGCACTTAATGATAattgtttaaatataaaatagaatatttattttttgtaaacaaatataagGGGCTATTATTGGAgagatgatttctaaatccaaatggaattgtaaattctaagaatcaaaatacatggattttgaaataacatgttttatccttggatttaaatcattctattttacactatcaaatccattcaaatccattcaaatccatttaaaacataatgtggattttgaaatccaaatacaaatcattaaatgaataatataggattttaacaagtatttgtaaatcatagaaccaataacacataattttgttaagtattttaaaatcaatgattgaataacacataatttttgtttggatttccaaatccactaaaatcataaaaccaataacccctctaaatatatttgttatgttagTGAATACACAATTTATTTGAATTCATATCTTAATTAATATGATTCTCATTAACTTCAAAAAAACTGTTacttttaattatgtttttattattaattattgttttttaagtCATTCTACatattgtgaaaaaaatattattctaaaaAATACTGAATATATGGATTGAAAAATAcatcataaatttttatagatcttgtttatattattttctatttattgtcTAAATGTAATAAGGGTATGATTGAATAAAGGAAAATCATTGGCACATCACATTCTTGAAAGATGAGATCAATTTTTTTAGCGCAAAAGATGAgatcaaattaaaagaagaaaatataaacttttcatgcaaaattcaaattaatttaagaatttagatataaaattagtagtaatatgaaaacattatataagaatatatatatatatatatatatatatatatatatatataaatgatgcaTGTACGTTTTTTTTAAGTACGACTAACTGACTAAGTAACATTTGATTCTGACAGTAACATTTGtactttttttaagtttagtgGAGAGGATGATGCATCATATGATGTTCGTCATATTTTTCCAAAGATCTCAAAATCGTAATCTGCAGCATAACATAAGTATAACAATTAACCGTTtgaaagaaaaccaaacatgaaaatcatataactaaaaaattgattattGCTCTTTAAAGGGTGTCTTCGTCATCCTTTGATTCTGACAGTAACTGTaacaactctcttttttttatttataataatatcaattcactagtggtcccatacccactaacatcgtAGCAACAATTAACATCAGaggataacaaaaacaattccataaatccaacatgaattccaacaataacaattcaataaccaacaatacaataaaccaaaaaccaacaatgaaatgactaagttccaacatcctacaatgttctatcaactcaacactagcaatctaacaatagctagaccacaatcaatcaagcctctagaacatcctcctcctcatcgccttgattccacggtcacactttacctttacctgcacatcacaaacaacaattgagatgcgtaagtattatcataaatacttagtgagaccgtcctcccatctactaggttatacacacaagcaactgagaccCTCAGatttaagcaagcaaacaaacacaaacaatacatcaaaccaggaaaacaagtctcggatgagactggtgtcgaccgacgctaactcggtgtcgatcgacgctggaacagagtggtgtcgaccgacgctaactCGGTGTCGTCGATGCTGagtggtatcgaccgacactgcATCTGTAGACGCGAACAACACGAAcacgaacgacgaacctccatttcaaatcatctcgaaaccgtcccaaactcacccaaatgcctcaggaacctatgggaaacccgaaaacaacaaacccaagcaagcaaacaccacaaatagacaaagaacagccaacaaaagagatctcacgcttagatcaaccatggtcaagcactcacctcttttacaggaagattggaATGAGAAACAGTGGaaccaacaccttaggaagcttctccttcgttcccaataacagctctcccttccacagccacatctctctccaaaaacaccaagaacaagacaaaaatctctcaagaacactctcaacgctctccaacactttctctcctttttctctcttctctcactcaacggcgacaaaacaagacaacctaaaacccttaattcgtcgctTCTCCTCTTATATACTTGGTTTAGGGGTTTCCAATTGAACCAATCCGAatcaaacagcaattaaaacaaaccaatcaaaattggAAATGATGGTGTAGATCGACACACCATGACAcacccatggtgtcgatcgacactcagaccacaaatataatttctggttcacggatgttacagtaACCACCAGAATCAAAACCACCGGCTATCGAATCCCAATTCATCNCAAAAGAGATCTCacgcttagatcaaccatggtcaagcactcacctcttttacaggaagattggaATGAGAAACAGTGGaaccaacaccttaggaagcttctccttcgttcccaataacagctctcccttccacagccacatctctctccaaaaacaccaagaacaagacaaaaatctctcaagaacactctcaacgctctccaacactttctctcctttttctctcttctctcactcaacggcgacaaaacaagacaacctaaaacccttaattcgtcgctTCTCCTCTTATATACTTGGTTTAGGGGTTTCCAATTGAACCAATCCGAatcaaacagcaattaaaacaaaccaatcaaaattggAAATGATGGTGTAGATCGACACACCATGACAcacccatggtgtcgatcgacactcagaccacaaatataatttctggttcacggatgttacagtaACCACCAGAATCAAAACCACCGGCTATCGAATCCCAATTCATCCACCATCTCAGATCTGGACCATAAAAGTGAAGAAACGAAAGCAAAAACCTTCGAACACAACAATTGTGGTCAAGAAAATCAGATTTGGATATGAATTCGAATTGAAAGTGGAGGGATTttattcataacaaaaaaaacaaaaaaaaaatcaaaagcgGCAAAGAAGCGCCGACGGCAAAACCGGCCATCACTGCTGTGGAAGCGGAGCGATGCcggaagatttgttttttttactatgaaGTAAGTTGATTGCTTGATGAGTTAAAATAGCTAATGATATTCTATATTTGTAGAGAACTTAGATAATTGTGGTATTATTTTGATCGTTTGTTGAAAAACTTGGAAAGAAAGCAGAAGATCTTAGATAAGATCAACTATTtaagtatttttaattatttatttttaattattttaaagtgGAATTAATGATACCATAGTTTTAAGGAATATTATAAGATATTTGAAGATTATTTGATTGTTATGATTGAATGATTGTTTATGATTAAATATTTGATGCAATTCCGTTTAGGAAATAGCCATAAAAGTCGAACATGTAGTTAATACAGTGCAATAAAGagcaaatatgatttttatatcttttcaaattatcatatattttttttcaaataaattaattaagtcATAAATCCAATGGCATAcatttgtaatttcttacaaaataaaGGTTTATTAGTTAAACGACTTTACAAATAATAGTAGGGATGGATAAGATTCANNNNNNNNNNNNNNNNNNNNNNNNNNNNNNNNNNNNNNNNNNNNNNNNNCCCCCCCCCCCCAATTTATTTAGTTAAGTGCCATCTCATTTTCCATGGTAAATGGAACATATGTGTTACTCTAGACTGAAAGTTATGCATTAATTAATAGTTTTATGCATTTATGGTGGggtgattttcattaaaatcttactttgtAAGCTATATggtaaatatatgttataaatgataaaagtaatattatataatcatatatataaccaaagaaAAGTAAAGTAAATGAAAAAACGCCAGCAAAGATATATAGGACACATATCTTTGCTGAATCCAGTTATAGgggaaattataatatatagtttaccaataatttaaaattgCTGAATCCAGGTATATGATATGTACCTTTTTAATCTATCcacatattattatataaaggaGGAAATCAATATCAGAGATGTTTTTCCTCCTACAGATTAAATAAAAACTGATAATAGTTGCATAAAGCAGATTTCCTTCCTTTTCAAATTTAAAGGTTATAAAGTTCATATCATTACTTTTTCAAtgcaaattttatataaaaagagacATAATCAAGAGTAAAATACACTCAATCTTTCACAATGTCTTCCATCCCAAATAGATTTAATATTTACGGTGATCGTGAATTTTGTCCCATTGACATGGATCACAACTCCAGAATGCCTCGATCAATGTTCATTACATCTGATTCTAGCAACCATggagatttgttttcttcttctccatcattaTCTTATCAAAATTCTCATGTCTCTTCATCTTATTTTGGAGTTAACAATTCACATATGACCTATCATATGATGAAAAGAaacattgattttgtttctagTGCTGAATATTTGCCTATGGCAGATAATTCTCGTCTTACTAGAGTTTCTTTCACTCAAACCATCACAAATCAGTATACTTCCATCGTTCCCACCAATACACTTGACACTATTCAATATGGTATTGAACGTGTCAAACGAGGCATGGGTTCTAAAACCAATATTTGGAATCCTGTGCTTCGTTCTCCAAATTTTCTTGATAAACACTGCAAGATTCTGAACCCTGAACCTCTTAATGTCATTTTTCCATGCCAAGATTATGCATATCGTCAACAAGCTGACATGTTTTCCTCACCATCGAGGCACAACCATGATCAACATAATCTCCAAGATGGTCGACCtttgaaaaaaatcttcaaaccaACCAGGGATTTTGAAGAAACTATTGAAGATAGAAGTtgtgaagaaaataagaaaagtgaAGATGATGGTCGAACACACAGTCTACCATATGAGAAATATGGTCCATATACATGTCCTAAGTGCAATGGTATATTTGACACTTCTCAAAAATTTGCTGCACATATTTCATCTCACTACAGGACTGAGACGGACAAAGAAAGAGCCCAGAGAGTCCGtgcaagaaataaaagaaagtatgGTAAACTTAATCTCGAAGTTCATGGCGAGTCTCAAAAAATCAATCCAGAGGATGGAGCTAATGGCGGTGGAAGAAGTGACGATAAGATTAATGAAGAGCTTCTTTAGGATTTTATTGCCTTATATCTCttcaacatttatttttcaaaaatttgcttattatcttttctttctagtattttcatcatttttgttAGTACAATGAGTGAATATGCGTTTATTCATAGTTAATTGTACCTTTTTATCAagtctttaaatttttaaggtttggttgttatatatatatatatcataaatttgAGTAAATAGTGCAAATGAAATGATACATGCTAAACCATATTGCACTGAGGTTAACTCTCAGAAAATTGACTTCTCCTCAAATACCCTTAATAAAAAATGCCCTTCAAATACTTTCAGTCAACCTTTCTCTCCTATTTCATATGCACAAACACACCACATCAACTCTCAAACTTCAAATTACTCTTTTGCCATTAATAAAACTCGATTTTGGacctttttaactttttctaatttgtaattaaaaaaaaacgaaaaatatattaataaaaaattgtaaattagtttttaataaaaaaggcTAAATCTGAGATAAATGAGCTTTTGAAAGaatcttataaaaaatacactctattcgaaaccctaaaaatataGGTCGTTTACTAATATAAATAATGAATACCCTAACCATTCTCCATAactccaaaacaaagaaacagaaaaaaacctaaattactATCATGTTCTCgaatttatatttctatttgTATTATAATCTTGATCTTTTATATTGTTCATCGGATTCTAattattcatatctttttttgtagtatttgttTGGAACGCAAGATCAAGCATACCTATATATTTGTGTATGGTTTATTTACCTTAAAGGATAAGTATATTGTTTGATGTTTCGTGGTTTGATCTATAGTTTTGTAAGCTAATACAAATTTATTATGTTTCAGGTGAATTTGTTGATGGTCGTGAGTTTAGATCCACAAATTTGAATACAAAGAAGAACTCTAATCTTATTTCGTTGATACGATGCTAACTTTTAATGATAATGTTTATAGTTGCGGAAAAATTACGGTTGGTGTTAATAATAATGAAAGGTTTTTGGTACTTTTCATAACAAACGATTTTACTACCGTTTTGAAAAATATTCCCATGATTGTggcttatatttaattattttataaactaatagaGATAAGAGACGAGGTCAAGCAAACATCGATCTTTGATTACTGCCTCTCCATCGTTTATAAGAGGTGTGTTTTGTTATTCTTAATATTTGGCCAACGATGAAAGCTAATGCATGAATTCGGTTTCAGATGAATCTATTGATGATTGTACAAAGAAAATcaggtattttaaaaaaacaaaaacaacctaatgatgctaacatttatagtataaaatttaGGAAATATTTCTGTTCTACTGTGCTCTCAGATTTTGAAAGTTTTCAACTTTGGAAAATTCCgaaaaaacaccaattatttaatatttgccagaaaaaaatatgaattttttccattgtcaaaaaaataagcAGACTAtgttttagttgataaaaaatacacaaactattattttttccaatttctcCTCATCTCCGTCACAATCCTTAACGGTATTATGATGGcgttaatatttttgaaaaaaaaatccagaaaaaatataaactatttaGTTTTgccataaaaatatatgaactttTGAAGGTAACCGAAAAAATAGGGTCCTTGTGATTTGTAGTGTAGTTTAATACTTGCGACTAAAAGCTAATGGATTTATTTTGAAGGTCGATCATGCATTCAAAATGTGGATGGATGttcaaaaatatacattaatGCTAAATTCCCTGATCTTAAATATGATAGGAAAGCGTAAGCTAACTGTTAAACAATATTCAATTATGTCtcttaacaaaaatattgtttaagcTCTTTAAAGCTATAATCTAATAATTTCAATCTTATGAAAATTGCAGATGTGTACTAAAGGCTAGGACTATAATAAACTACGAGTAGTCTAACCAGGAAGTGACAGTTGGAcagaatttctaaaatattttttgtgaaattaatGTCATTTCCCTTTTTAATTCAGCACaactctttatcttttttttatactatGAATGGCATTTGTGGTTTTAGATgctaaatctttcatttttcctTAATCTTTCTTTAGAATAATTTAGTATCATCAAGTATATTTACTATAAATTCTCAAATGTAAAGTAATTATTAGATTAATATCATAATCTAATAACTACAAAGGCTTCCTTATTAACTGTATAcatattatttactaaaaaaaattataacccaaaaaaagaaagacactAAAACGATTAAGAGGCAAGGTTTAATCGTGAGACCTTTTTTATTcccaaaaatctaaaatagCTGTTTATTCGTTCTTCGATAACAGAGAAAAAATCCTACTTCGAGAAAAATATGAGACTCGATTACATTGCTGATCTTCGTCCTGGAAGGACGAATTGGTGGATCCACGCCAAGATTTTAAATTCTTGGTATGTTCATGATTTCTTCGCCAaaagtgttcttcttcttgcagaTGAAAAGGTTAGAGTCGTGAATTTAAAGAGACTTTTACTTAATTTTGCAATTCTAGCAGTTCttatatcaaagatttcttaCACAACTGTTAACAAACGTTTAAGGGTGACACAATAGAAGTCGCTTTCCTACCAACTAATATATTCACAAAATTCCCGAAGTATATCGACGAAAGTGATTGGTATGATTTCAGAGATTTCGAAATGATCAACCCAACCCTCAAAGAAAGAAATGCACATCATCCTTACCAAATCAAATATACGGATGATACAACCATGAAGCTGCTCCAACCATAGAGTCCAAAGAATTATTTCCGCTTCGAGTAATGGATGAGATATGTCGTAGAAGAGTAAATCATGGCATCTCTTTCGGttggtttttctttatttaattttgtactCATGTAATAAAATTTCGATAAGTTAGTATATTGGTATCTTTTGTACTCGGAAATCTATagattttttaacaattttgaaactttgtgtattggtccctccCATAGAAAAGTACAATTTTGACTTTTACCAAAATAGTTATTTGTGGATGTATAATAGATTTGGAAAGTTTCATTCAACTCATTGGAAAGTTAAATTCTGTCTTTTTGCCAAATTAGATGTTTGCGGATGTATAGTAGATGTGGAGGACAAAAGAAGACATGGAAGTGGCAACGATTGTAAAGAAGTTGTCTTCACGCTATTGAATGGCACGTAAAACACATTTATTCCACCTATAATGATACtaacatttatatgtttttatttctattataatttatattaacttGCTAAACCTGTAAGAATGAATCTGTAAAGTGTCGTGCAATAAACAACTATGCTTTCCGATTCATGTCTTTTTGGGAATCAAAGGGATGCCATCTCACGTATAAGACCGAGCCAGTGTTTTGTGTATTGCATTTTTGGAAGGTTGGGGAGTATGAAGGTACGTACCATTTATTACACTTGGTAGAATCAACAAATGGTAATCACTTTGGGGTATAACtattctcaaaattctcttaaaatTGTAAACATCTCTAGGTGCACCCTGTATTGTAAACACATTAGTCTCctccaagatctttataaaaccgGAGTTTCAAGGACTTGAACATCACAAGGGTAAGTTATGAATGTATATTATAATCAAGTTGTGTACGAAGTTAGAGTTAAAGTTCTGAATACATTTTCTATATTTACAACTCTGAATTTGTTGGACGTTAtcacataaaatatgtgatggGACATGAAGGTGAAACTTCATGTACACAAATTGAAGCAACAATGGCTTAAAGATCTTTTCTTTGTATATGCAACATTTATTATAAGATCTTTTCTGAGAGAgcctcattcgagcaagttctctgtTCATCCTAGAGCGACAAAGATGTACCCTGGCCTCAAACGATATTATCACTGGGTCCGGATGAAGAgggacactacaagaaaacaggacATTTACAACTACGATTGGCGACTAAACACGTAGTTGCCAAATTTAATGACTATATAACGACTGCTTAACCACTAATTTACAACTGCTTATTATTAGTCATAAGTTAGTCGTTTTTTAGCGACTGAATTGAGTAGTTGGTTCAGTAGTCGTTGATTAGCGACGACTTTATGACTGAAAGACGAGAAAGTAATATCGTCACCTAAGAGTAGCTAATTTGGCGACTACATGGGGACTATTGCGGCGAGTCGTTAATTTGGCTACTAACATACGACTATATATGTTAGTCGGCACTTTGGCGACTACTAACCGACTAATGAGGCGAGTCGTAAACATGTCGGCCAAAAAGAAACATGTTTTATTCGTTTGTGGGGTTgttaagctttgtttttttgcgACTGTTAGTTCGAGTCACATCACAGTCGCCAGGTAGTCGGTAAGTAGTCGcaaaaaactctatatatacCACACCTtcgtttcttatttcattcacaccacaagcaagagcattaataagaaaaaaagtcaagagtgagaaaaaaaattgagagagaaacaaaaaaacgagaGTGAGAGATCTTTAATAATGGCGGGAAGTTCTAATTATAGTCATTTTCGGGAGTGGATGTATAAAAGGCTTGATGAAGTGACGGGAAATTTCACGGAAGAGTTCAGCACCGGAGTAGAGGAGTTCATGGCTTTTGCAAATAGTCAGCGTTTAGCACAAAATAATGGTGGTAAGTTTCACTGCCCTTGTGATAAGTGCAAAAACGGTAAGCGTCTTTCGAGGGGTACAATTTGGAATCATCTTTATTGCTATGGgtttatgccagattattatgtttggtataaacattggaaagaaattaatatgggcATAGGAACGAGTTATGTAGATCCGACATTTATAAGTGGGAATGAAGAAGTGGGTAATGTGGTAGGAGATAGATATGTGGATAtagtgaatgatgcatttcgttataaCATAAGtttagatgataattatcatcagGATGGTAGTTATCAGAATGTATAGGAACCGGTACTTAACCATTCCAAGAAATTCTACGACTTGTTAGAAGGTGCAAAAATCCATTATATGATGGTTGTCATGAAGGTCACTCACAATTATCCCTAGCTGCTagagtcatgcaaaataaggcagATTATAAAATGAGTGAAAAGTTGAAGATATTGTACTTGACAATTTGGAAGAGGGAGTAAACCCAATAAATCTCGATTACGACGTTGAAGATGTGGAACCGGAAGATGAATTCTTGTGTAATTTTTCATCTTCGGATGATGAAGAACCAGATGATGAAGAATCCTCCgaattatgtttatatatgtcaaatttatgcaataaaattttgtaaaccGAATTATGCtctaaataaactaaattatttagtttcatatttaatataagttatattttatgtttaaaaatatataaactaaattatatggttttatattttatgtttacaaatatataaaataaattatatggttTTACATggatgaatatatattatattttatgtttaaaaatagataaagtAAATTATATGGTTTTAAAAGGATTAAATTAAGCCACTGTTCAGCGACAAATAAGTGACTAAGTTCAATTAATTTGGGTTTAAATACCACAATTACGCGGTGGATCAGATTATGGACTCCAAAACAAGCCCAGccttttcaaataaaattgtcTTTGTATATACCAACTACGTAGGGACTGATAAGCaactatatttaaaatgtttgggTTAATTAAACATGAAATCTATTTACGCAGTCCATTAACGGCCCATCACACACGACCTAACCCTAAACATCAACCCTAATATCTCACAATTCTCacctttcttgttcttcttcgcCGAAATCTCTCTAAACCGATCTCTGAAACCCTAATCTCCGATATCAATCTCTGATATCTCTCTATcattcttgttgttcttcttcaaaaGAGCAGATGATGCCTCTTGTTAAGAAGCCTGGACGCAAGAGAAATGTTGCCCCCAACGCTTCTCTCAGACCCGGTGGCACTAATCCTCTGTCTAAGGTGAGAAGAATCAACCCTCTACCGCCGCAATACAACTTCACCCCGGTGGCTGAAAATCCTACGCCTCAGACGCCTGAAG is drawn from Camelina sativa cultivar DH55 chromosome 1, Cs, whole genome shotgun sequence and contains these coding sequences:
- the LOC104710391 gene encoding uncharacterized protein LOC104710391; this translates as MSSIPNRFNIYGDREFCPIDMDHNSRMPRSMFITSDSSNHGDLFSSSPSLSYQNSHVSSSYFGVNNSHMTYHMMKRNIDFVSSAEYLPMADNSRLTRVSFTQTITNQYTSIVPTNTLDTIQYGIERVKRGMGSKTNIWNPVLRSPNFLDKHCKILNPEPLNVIFPCQDYAYRQQADMFSSPSRHNHDQHNLQDGRPLKKIFKPTRDFEETIEDRSCEENKKSEDDGRTHSLPYEKYGPYTCPKCNGIFDTSQKFAAHISSHYRTETDKERAQRVRARNKRKYGKLNLEVHGESQKINPEDGANGGGRSDDKINEELL